Proteins from one Coturnix japonica isolate 7356 chromosome 5, Coturnix japonica 2.1, whole genome shotgun sequence genomic window:
- the HIF1A gene encoding hypoxia-inducible factor 1-alpha isoform X2, which yields MGLKANTKTFCMYDNRAFLCWKKRRKLSQSPLELPCRISSERRKEKSRDAARCRRSKESEVFYELAHELPLPHTVSAHLDKASIMRLTISYLRMRKLLDAGELETEAKMEKELNCFYLKALDGFVMVLSEDGDMIYMSENVNKCMGLTQFDLTGHSVFDFTHPCDHEELREMLTHRNGPVKKGKEQNTERSFFLRMKCTLTSRGRTVNIKSATWKVLHCTGHIRVYDTCNNQTHCGYKKPPMTCLVLICEPIPHPSNIEVPLDSKTFLSRHSLDMKFSYCDERITELMGYEPEELLGRSIYEYYHALDSDHLTKTHHDMFTKGQVTTGQYRMLAKQGGYVWVETQATVIYNTKNSQPQCIVCVNYVLSGIVQKDLIFSLGQTECMLKPVESPEMKMTKIFSKDDLDDTNSLFEKLKQEPDALTVLAPAAGDTIISLDFSSNESDEQQCDEVPLYNDVMLPSSSEKLQNINMAMSPLPASETTKPLRSNADPALNREVVSKLEPNTETLELSFTMPQVQEQPTSPSDASTSQSSPEPSSPNDYCFDVDNDMANEFKLELVEKLFAIDTEAKNPFSTQETDLDLEMLAPYIPMDDDFQLRSFDQLSPLESSSGSQNAATITILQQTQTPSTAADEIKPVAERVDDVKALIVPSSPVHVINDTSSAPASPYSGNRSRTASPIRAGKGTLEQTEKSCPGAPSLITVTLNKRSTAMDEELNPKMLALHNAQRKRKMEHDGSLFQAVGIGSLFQQTGDRGGNASLAWKRVKACKTNGHNGVEQKTIILLSTDIASKLLGQSMDESGLPQLTSYDCEVNAPIQGNRNLLQGEELLRALDQVN from the exons GATTAGTTCTGAACGCAGGAAAGAGAAGTCGAGAGATGCAGCCAGATGCCGAAGAAGCAAGGAATCAGAAGTGTTCTATGAACTGGCTCATGAACTGCCCCTGCCCCACACTGTCAGCGCCCACCTGGACAAGGCCTCCATAATGAGGCTGACCATCAGCTACCTGCGCATGAGGAAGCTGCTGGATGCTG GTGAGCTGGAGACAGAAGCCAAAATGGAGAAGGAACTGAACTGTTTCTACTTAAAAGCTCTTGATGGATTTGTTATGGTGCTTTCTGAGGATGGGGACATGATTTACATGTCTGAAAACGTGAACAAGTGTATGGGACTCACTCAG TTCGATTTGACAGGGCACAGTGTATTTGATTTCACTCATCCATGTGACCACGAAGAGCTGAGAGAAATGCTAACACACAGAAatg GTCCTGTGAAAAAGGGCAAAGAGCAGAACACAGAGCGCAGCTTCTTTCTCAGAATGAAGTGTACATTGACCAGCAGGGGAAGAACAGTGAATATCAAGTCTGCTACATGGAAG GTACTGCACTGCACTGGACACATACGTGTATATGACACATGCAATAATCAAACTCACTGTGGCTACAAGAAGCCTCCCATGACGTGCTTGGTGTTGATATGTGAACCAATTCCTCACCCATCGAACATTGAGGTCCCCTTGGACAGTAAGACGTTCCTCAGTCGTCACAGTCTTGATATGAAATTTTCCTATTGTGATGAAAG AATTACAGAGTTGATGGGATATGAGCCAGAGGAACTGCTGGGTCGTTCAATCTATGAGTACTATCATGCGCTGGATTCTGATCATCTGACCAAAACACACCACGACA TGTTCACGAAAGGGCAGGTGACAACGGGACAATACAGAATGCTTGCTAAACAAGGTGGCTACGTCTGGGTTGAAACTCAAGCAACTGTTATATACAACACTAAGAACTCTCAGCCACAGTGCATAGTATGTGTAAATTATGTGTTGAG TGGAATTGTTCAGAAGGACTTGATATTTTCCCTTGGACAAACGGAGTGTATGCTGAAACCAGTGGAGtctcctgaaatgaaaatgaccAAAATATTCAGCAAAGATGACCTGGATGATACCAACAGCCTTTTTGAAAAACTTAAGCAGGAACCAGATGCTTTAACTGTGCTGGCTCCAGCTGCTGGAGACACGATTATCTCCCTAGATTTCAGCAGCAATG aGTCTGATGAACAACAATGTGATGAAGTTCCTTTGTATAACGATGTAATGCTCCCCTCATCCAGTGAGAAATTGCAGAATATAAATATGGCAATGTCCCCACTACCTGCCTCTGAAACTACAAAGCCACTTCGTAGCAATGCTGATCCTGCGCTCAATAGAGAAGTTGTATCAAAGCTGGAGCCAAACACAGAGACACTCGAACTTTCTTTTACCATGCCTCAGGTGCAAGAGCAACCAACCAGCCCTTCTGATGCAAGTACCAGCCAAAGTTCACCTGAG cCCAGTAGTCCCAATGACTATTGCTTTGATGTGGATAATGACATGGCTAATGAATTCAAACTGGAATTAGTGGAGAAGCTCTTTGCAATAGATACAGAAGCAAAAAATCCATTCTCCACTCAG GAGACTGATTTAGACTTGGAGATGTTGGCTCCTTACATCCCAATGGATGATGACTTCCAGTTGCGCTCCTTTGATCAGCTATCTCCACTGGAAAGCAGTTCTGGCTCTCAAAATGCAGCCACCATTACCATACTTCAGCAGACTCAGACACCATCAACGGCTGctgatgaaataaaaccagtgGCAGAACGTGTGGATGATGTGAAGGCACTAATTGTTCCATCGTCTCCTGTCCATGTAATAAATGACACGAGTAGTGCCCCAGCATCACCTTACAGTGGGAACAGGAGTCGAACCGCATCTCCAatcagagcaggaaaaggaacattggaacagacagaaaaatcttGTCCAGGAGCACCCAGTTTGATAACAGTCACGCTGaacaaaag ATCTACTGCAATGGATGAAGAACTAAATCCAAAGATGCTAGCTTTGCATAATGCTCAGAGAAAACGAAAAATGGAGCATGATGGTTCACTTTTTCAGGCAGTTGGAATT GGATCCTTATTCCAGCAGACAGGTGACCGTGGAGGAAACGCATCGCTTGCTTGGAAACGTGTAAAGGCGTGTAAAACAAACGGTCACAATGGAGTGGAGCAAAAGACAATCATTCTACTATCAACTG ACATAGCGAGTAAACTTCTAGGGCAGTCGATGGATGAAAGTGGACTACCCCAACTCACGAGTTACGATTGTGAAGTAAATGCTCCCATACAAGGCAACAGAAACCTGCTACAGGGTGAAGAACTGCTCAGAGCTCTGGATCAAGTTAACTGA
- the HIF1A gene encoding hypoxia-inducible factor 1-alpha isoform X6: MGLKANTKTFCMYDNRAFLCWKKRRKLSQSPLELPCRISSERRKEKSRDAARCRRSKESEVFYELAHELPLPHTVSAHLDKASIMRLTISYLRMRKLLDAGELETEAKMEKELNCFYLKALDGFVMVLSEDGDMIYMSENVNKCMGLTQFDLTGHSVFDFTHPCDHEELREMLTHRNGPVKKGKEQNTERSFFLRMKCTLTSRGRTVNIKSATWKVLHCTGHIRVYDTCNNQTHCGYKKPPMTCLVLICEPIPHPSNIEVPLDSKTFLSRHSLDMKFSYCDERITELMGYEPEELLGRSIYEYYHALDSDHLTKTHHDMFTKGQVTTGQYRMLAKQGGYVWVETQATVIYNTKNSQPQCIVCVNYVLSGIVQKDLIFSLGQTECMLKPVESPEMKMTKIFSKDDLDDTNSLFEKLKQEPDALTVLAPAAGDTIISLDFSSNESDEQQCDEVPLYNDVMLPSSSEKLQNINMAMSPLPASETTKPLRSNADPALNREVVSKLEPNTETLELSFTMPQVQEQPTSPSDASTSQSSPEETDLDLEMLAPYIPMDDDFQLRSFDQLSPLESSSGSQNAATITILQQTQTPSTAADEIKPVAERVDDVKALIVPSSPVHVINDTSSAPASPYSGNRSRTASPIRAGKGTLEQTEKSCPGAPSLITVTLNKRSTAMDEELNPKMLALHNAQRKRKMEHDGSLFQAVGIGSLFQQTGDRGGNASLAWKRVKACKTNGHNGVEQKTIILLSTDIASKLLGQSMDESGLPQLTSYDCEVNAPIQGNRNLLQGEELLRALDQVN; this comes from the exons GATTAGTTCTGAACGCAGGAAAGAGAAGTCGAGAGATGCAGCCAGATGCCGAAGAAGCAAGGAATCAGAAGTGTTCTATGAACTGGCTCATGAACTGCCCCTGCCCCACACTGTCAGCGCCCACCTGGACAAGGCCTCCATAATGAGGCTGACCATCAGCTACCTGCGCATGAGGAAGCTGCTGGATGCTG GTGAGCTGGAGACAGAAGCCAAAATGGAGAAGGAACTGAACTGTTTCTACTTAAAAGCTCTTGATGGATTTGTTATGGTGCTTTCTGAGGATGGGGACATGATTTACATGTCTGAAAACGTGAACAAGTGTATGGGACTCACTCAG TTCGATTTGACAGGGCACAGTGTATTTGATTTCACTCATCCATGTGACCACGAAGAGCTGAGAGAAATGCTAACACACAGAAatg GTCCTGTGAAAAAGGGCAAAGAGCAGAACACAGAGCGCAGCTTCTTTCTCAGAATGAAGTGTACATTGACCAGCAGGGGAAGAACAGTGAATATCAAGTCTGCTACATGGAAG GTACTGCACTGCACTGGACACATACGTGTATATGACACATGCAATAATCAAACTCACTGTGGCTACAAGAAGCCTCCCATGACGTGCTTGGTGTTGATATGTGAACCAATTCCTCACCCATCGAACATTGAGGTCCCCTTGGACAGTAAGACGTTCCTCAGTCGTCACAGTCTTGATATGAAATTTTCCTATTGTGATGAAAG AATTACAGAGTTGATGGGATATGAGCCAGAGGAACTGCTGGGTCGTTCAATCTATGAGTACTATCATGCGCTGGATTCTGATCATCTGACCAAAACACACCACGACA TGTTCACGAAAGGGCAGGTGACAACGGGACAATACAGAATGCTTGCTAAACAAGGTGGCTACGTCTGGGTTGAAACTCAAGCAACTGTTATATACAACACTAAGAACTCTCAGCCACAGTGCATAGTATGTGTAAATTATGTGTTGAG TGGAATTGTTCAGAAGGACTTGATATTTTCCCTTGGACAAACGGAGTGTATGCTGAAACCAGTGGAGtctcctgaaatgaaaatgaccAAAATATTCAGCAAAGATGACCTGGATGATACCAACAGCCTTTTTGAAAAACTTAAGCAGGAACCAGATGCTTTAACTGTGCTGGCTCCAGCTGCTGGAGACACGATTATCTCCCTAGATTTCAGCAGCAATG aGTCTGATGAACAACAATGTGATGAAGTTCCTTTGTATAACGATGTAATGCTCCCCTCATCCAGTGAGAAATTGCAGAATATAAATATGGCAATGTCCCCACTACCTGCCTCTGAAACTACAAAGCCACTTCGTAGCAATGCTGATCCTGCGCTCAATAGAGAAGTTGTATCAAAGCTGGAGCCAAACACAGAGACACTCGAACTTTCTTTTACCATGCCTCAGGTGCAAGAGCAACCAACCAGCCCTTCTGATGCAAGTACCAGCCAAAGTTCACCTGAG GAGACTGATTTAGACTTGGAGATGTTGGCTCCTTACATCCCAATGGATGATGACTTCCAGTTGCGCTCCTTTGATCAGCTATCTCCACTGGAAAGCAGTTCTGGCTCTCAAAATGCAGCCACCATTACCATACTTCAGCAGACTCAGACACCATCAACGGCTGctgatgaaataaaaccagtgGCAGAACGTGTGGATGATGTGAAGGCACTAATTGTTCCATCGTCTCCTGTCCATGTAATAAATGACACGAGTAGTGCCCCAGCATCACCTTACAGTGGGAACAGGAGTCGAACCGCATCTCCAatcagagcaggaaaaggaacattggaacagacagaaaaatcttGTCCAGGAGCACCCAGTTTGATAACAGTCACGCTGaacaaaag ATCTACTGCAATGGATGAAGAACTAAATCCAAAGATGCTAGCTTTGCATAATGCTCAGAGAAAACGAAAAATGGAGCATGATGGTTCACTTTTTCAGGCAGTTGGAATT GGATCCTTATTCCAGCAGACAGGTGACCGTGGAGGAAACGCATCGCTTGCTTGGAAACGTGTAAAGGCGTGTAAAACAAACGGTCACAATGGAGTGGAGCAAAAGACAATCATTCTACTATCAACTG ACATAGCGAGTAAACTTCTAGGGCAGTCGATGGATGAAAGTGGACTACCCCAACTCACGAGTTACGATTGTGAAGTAAATGCTCCCATACAAGGCAACAGAAACCTGCTACAGGGTGAAGAACTGCTCAGAGCTCTGGATCAAGTTAACTGA
- the HIF1A gene encoding hypoxia-inducible factor 1-alpha isoform X7, which yields MGLKANTKTFCMYDNRAFLCWKKRRKLSQSPLELPCRISSERRKEKSRDAARCRRSKESEVFYELAHELPLPHTVSAHLDKASIMRLTISYLRMRKLLDAGELETEAKMEKELNCFYLKALDGFVMVLSEDGDMIYMSENVNKCMGLTQFDLTGHSVFDFTHPCDHEELREMLTHRNGPVKKGKEQNTERSFFLRMKCTLTSRGRTVNIKSATWKVLHCTGHIRVYDTCNNQTHCGYKKPPMTCLVLICEPIPHPSNIEVPLDSKTFLSRHSLDMKFSYCDERITELMGYEPEELLGRSIYEYYHALDSDHLTKTHHDMFTKGQVTTGQYRMLAKQGGYVWVETQATVIYNTKNSQPQCIVCVNYVLSGIVQKDLIFSLGQTECMLKPVESPEMKMTKIFSKDDLDDTNSLFEKLKQEPDALTVLAPAAGDTIISLDFSSNESDEQQCDEVPLYNDVMLPSSSEKLQNINMAMSPLPASETTKPLRSNADPALNREVVSKLEPNTETLELSFTMPQVQEQPTSPSDASTSQSSPEPSSPNDYCFDVDNDMANEFKLELVEKLFAIDTEAKNPFSTQETDLDLEMLAPYIPMDDDFQLRSFDQLSPLESSSGSQNAATITILQQTQTPSTAADEIKPVAERVDDVKALIVPSSPVHVINDTSSAPASPYSGNRSRTASPIRAGKGTLEQTEKSCPGAPSLITVTLNKRDPYSSRQVTVEETHRLLGNV from the exons GATTAGTTCTGAACGCAGGAAAGAGAAGTCGAGAGATGCAGCCAGATGCCGAAGAAGCAAGGAATCAGAAGTGTTCTATGAACTGGCTCATGAACTGCCCCTGCCCCACACTGTCAGCGCCCACCTGGACAAGGCCTCCATAATGAGGCTGACCATCAGCTACCTGCGCATGAGGAAGCTGCTGGATGCTG GTGAGCTGGAGACAGAAGCCAAAATGGAGAAGGAACTGAACTGTTTCTACTTAAAAGCTCTTGATGGATTTGTTATGGTGCTTTCTGAGGATGGGGACATGATTTACATGTCTGAAAACGTGAACAAGTGTATGGGACTCACTCAG TTCGATTTGACAGGGCACAGTGTATTTGATTTCACTCATCCATGTGACCACGAAGAGCTGAGAGAAATGCTAACACACAGAAatg GTCCTGTGAAAAAGGGCAAAGAGCAGAACACAGAGCGCAGCTTCTTTCTCAGAATGAAGTGTACATTGACCAGCAGGGGAAGAACAGTGAATATCAAGTCTGCTACATGGAAG GTACTGCACTGCACTGGACACATACGTGTATATGACACATGCAATAATCAAACTCACTGTGGCTACAAGAAGCCTCCCATGACGTGCTTGGTGTTGATATGTGAACCAATTCCTCACCCATCGAACATTGAGGTCCCCTTGGACAGTAAGACGTTCCTCAGTCGTCACAGTCTTGATATGAAATTTTCCTATTGTGATGAAAG AATTACAGAGTTGATGGGATATGAGCCAGAGGAACTGCTGGGTCGTTCAATCTATGAGTACTATCATGCGCTGGATTCTGATCATCTGACCAAAACACACCACGACA TGTTCACGAAAGGGCAGGTGACAACGGGACAATACAGAATGCTTGCTAAACAAGGTGGCTACGTCTGGGTTGAAACTCAAGCAACTGTTATATACAACACTAAGAACTCTCAGCCACAGTGCATAGTATGTGTAAATTATGTGTTGAG TGGAATTGTTCAGAAGGACTTGATATTTTCCCTTGGACAAACGGAGTGTATGCTGAAACCAGTGGAGtctcctgaaatgaaaatgaccAAAATATTCAGCAAAGATGACCTGGATGATACCAACAGCCTTTTTGAAAAACTTAAGCAGGAACCAGATGCTTTAACTGTGCTGGCTCCAGCTGCTGGAGACACGATTATCTCCCTAGATTTCAGCAGCAATG aGTCTGATGAACAACAATGTGATGAAGTTCCTTTGTATAACGATGTAATGCTCCCCTCATCCAGTGAGAAATTGCAGAATATAAATATGGCAATGTCCCCACTACCTGCCTCTGAAACTACAAAGCCACTTCGTAGCAATGCTGATCCTGCGCTCAATAGAGAAGTTGTATCAAAGCTGGAGCCAAACACAGAGACACTCGAACTTTCTTTTACCATGCCTCAGGTGCAAGAGCAACCAACCAGCCCTTCTGATGCAAGTACCAGCCAAAGTTCACCTGAG cCCAGTAGTCCCAATGACTATTGCTTTGATGTGGATAATGACATGGCTAATGAATTCAAACTGGAATTAGTGGAGAAGCTCTTTGCAATAGATACAGAAGCAAAAAATCCATTCTCCACTCAG GAGACTGATTTAGACTTGGAGATGTTGGCTCCTTACATCCCAATGGATGATGACTTCCAGTTGCGCTCCTTTGATCAGCTATCTCCACTGGAAAGCAGTTCTGGCTCTCAAAATGCAGCCACCATTACCATACTTCAGCAGACTCAGACACCATCAACGGCTGctgatgaaataaaaccagtgGCAGAACGTGTGGATGATGTGAAGGCACTAATTGTTCCATCGTCTCCTGTCCATGTAATAAATGACACGAGTAGTGCCCCAGCATCACCTTACAGTGGGAACAGGAGTCGAACCGCATCTCCAatcagagcaggaaaaggaacattggaacagacagaaaaatcttGTCCAGGAGCACCCAGTTTGATAACAGTCACGCTGaacaaaag GGATCCTTATTCCAGCAGACAGGTGACCGTGGAGGAAACGCATCGCTTGCTTGGAAACGTGTAA